A part of Entelurus aequoreus isolate RoL-2023_Sb linkage group LG10, RoL_Eaeq_v1.1, whole genome shotgun sequence genomic DNA contains:
- the LOC133658166 gene encoding hypermethylated in cancer 1 protein-like isoform X1 codes for MIIEADLDGMAADLGHAGGGLKTMLDVMEVPSHARDLLLQLNSQRTKGFLCDVIIVVQNALFRAHKNILAASSLYLKSLVVHDNLINLDHEMVSPGVFRVILDYIYTGRLTEGDPASPAEPNLGAVLAAASYLQLLDLVALCKKKLKRNGKYPPRTGPAFLTYAKMGPGMGLGSGGRYRVSTPVIQPCPPGGIMNSHTPRPPPLEELVPHRLAIHAGELYAPTSAQSSHMFPSMQSVLPAQLGLRSALPERNCSPNYGLDLSKKSPNSQSQHTLSQSRVVSNHNDEERDGTPNGRTSPTNGRAFPSEKMETTDQALTPPPFPHHNHPLGPHLPHLHRSRSQGRERYPFPASPDTPTENGESGREVGNIYRWVKHEPLAYTGEDEEEEEEEEDGGENGERRHNHNKIGEESEGPDDKSGSGTEETGSSEGRPSPSGPMGRFHVPYEPESFGDNLYVCIPCDKGFPSSEQLNAHVETHTEEELYGNSGGELANSNNSKNINSSTNGYGGLSSANSLNSLSHLETKSSQALASGAIAEMIRPYRCSSCEKSYKDPATLRQHEKTHWLTRPYPCSICGKKFTQRGTMTRHMRSHLGLKPFACDSCGMRFTRQYRLTEHMRIHSGEKPYECQVCGGKFAQQRNLISHMKMHSSGGSMGGLATEGKLKLDFAEGIYPLSKYTAEHLGLKQEKANELLIQAQQQLVADAKAMESLYPLSKLASEHLGGLVHDKMDGLCQVLPPPQQALSEARTIDRYSPS; via the exons ATGATCATTGAGGCAGACTTGGATGGGATGGCAGCAGACTTAGGGCATGCAG GTGGCGGACTAAAGACGATGCTGGATGTCATGGAAGTTCCAAGTCATGCGAGGGATCTCCTCCTGCAGCTCAACAGTCAGCGCACCAAAGGCTTCCTGTGCGACGTCATCATCGTGGTGCAGAACGCCCTTTTCAGGGCACACAAGAACATTCTGGCGGCCAGCAGCCTCTACTTGAAGTCTTTGGTGGTCCACGACAATCTCATCAACCTCGACCACGAGATGGTGAGTCCCGGGGTCTTCCGGGTGATTCTGGACTACATCTACACAGGACGCCTCACAGAAGGGGACCCCGCCTCTCCCGCAGAGCCCAACCTGGGCGCCGTCTTGGCCGCGGCCAGCTATCTTCAGCTGCTTGACTTAGTGGCTCTGTGCAAAAAGAAGCTGAAAAGAAACGGCAAGTACCCTCCTCGCACTGGGCCGGCCTTCCTCACCTATGCAAAAATGGGGCCTGGTATGGGTTTAGGCAGTGGAGGTCGGTACAGGGTGTCCACACCTGTCATCCAGCCATGCCCTCCTGGGGGGATTATGAACAGCCACACACCCCGGCCTCCCCCACTCGAGGAGCTGGTTCCCCATCGGCTTGCCATCCATGCTGGTGAGCTGTACGCTCCCACCTCCGCTCAAAGCTCCCACATGTTCCCGTCCATGCAGTCGGTTCTGCCGGCCCAGCTTGGCCTACGTTCAGCGCTTCCGGAGAGAAACTGCTCCCCCAACTATGGCCTTGATCTCTCCAAGAAGAGTCCTAACTCCCAGTCCCAGCACACTCTCTCCCAGTCGCGTGTGGTCAGCAACCACAATGACGAGGAGCGAGATGGGACCCCGAACGGACGCACCAGTCCCACCAACGGAAGAGCCTTCCCCTCGGAAAAAATGGAGACAACAGATCAGGCTCTAACCCCGCCACCATTTCCCCATCACAATCATCCACTCGGTCCCCATCTCCCTCACCTCCATCGTTCCAGATCACAGGGTAGGGAGCGCTACCCGTTCCCCGCAAGCCCGGACACCCCCACTGAAAACGGGGAGTCCGGGAGAGAGGTGGGTAACATCTACCGCTGGGTGAAACATGAGCCTCTGGCATACACAGGTGAAgacgaggaggaagaagaggaggaggaggacggggGTGAGAATGGAGAGCGGCGACACAATCACAACAAGATTGGCGAGGAAAGCGAGGGCCCGGACGACAAGAGCGGCTCTGGCACTGAGGAGACGGGCAGCAGCGAGGGTCGCCCGTCCCCTTCAGGTCCGATGGGGAGGTTCCACGTGCCGTACGAGCCGGAGAGTTTTGGGGACAACCTGTACGTCTGCATTCCCTGTGACAAGGGCTTTCCAAGCTCAGAGCAGCTCAACGCGCATGTGGAAACGCACACAGAGGAGGAGCTGTACGGTAACTCAGGCGGGGAGCTGGCAAACAGCAACAACAGCAAGAACATCAACAGCAGCACCAATGGCTACGGGGGCTTGAGCAGCGCCAACAGCCTGAACAGCCTGTCCCACCTGGAGACAAAGTCCAGTCAAGCTTTGGCTTCAGGGGCCATAGCGGAGATGATCCGGCCATACCGCTGCTCCTCCTGCGAAAAGTCCTACAAAGACCCCGCCACTCTGCGTCAGCACGAAAAAACCCACTGGCTGACCCGGCCGTACCCCTGCAGCATCTGCGGCAAGAAGTTCACGCAGCGCGGGACCATGACTCGCCACATGCGCAGCCACCTGGGCCTCAAGCCTTTCGCCTGCGACTCCTGCGGGATGCGCTTCACCCGCCAGTACCGCCTCACCGAGCACATGCGCATCCACTCCGGGGAGAAGCCTTACGAGTGCCAAGTGTGCGGAGGGAAGTTTGCCCAGCAGCGCAATCTGATCAGTCACATGAAGATGCACAGCAGCGGGGGCTCCATGGGGGGCCTCGCCACCGAAGGAAAACTGAAGCTGGACTTTGCCGAGGGCATCTACCCACTGAGCAAGTACACGGCGGAGCATCTGGGGCTGAAACAGGAGAAGGCCAACGAGCTCCTCATCCAGGCGCAGCAGCAGCTGGTCGCTGACGCCAAGGCCATGGAGAGCCTCTACCCGCTCTCCAAACTGGCGTCCGAGCACCTCGGAGGCCTCGTCCACGACAAGATGGACGGTCTGTGCCAAGTTCTGCCCCCTCCCCAACAAGCTCTCTCCGAGGCCCGCACCATTGACCGCTACTCGCCCAGCTAA
- the LOC133658166 gene encoding hypermethylated in cancer 1 protein-like isoform X2, producing the protein MLDVMEVPSHARDLLLQLNSQRTKGFLCDVIIVVQNALFRAHKNILAASSLYLKSLVVHDNLINLDHEMVSPGVFRVILDYIYTGRLTEGDPASPAEPNLGAVLAAASYLQLLDLVALCKKKLKRNGKYPPRTGPAFLTYAKMGPGMGLGSGGRYRVSTPVIQPCPPGGIMNSHTPRPPPLEELVPHRLAIHAGELYAPTSAQSSHMFPSMQSVLPAQLGLRSALPERNCSPNYGLDLSKKSPNSQSQHTLSQSRVVSNHNDEERDGTPNGRTSPTNGRAFPSEKMETTDQALTPPPFPHHNHPLGPHLPHLHRSRSQGRERYPFPASPDTPTENGESGREVGNIYRWVKHEPLAYTGEDEEEEEEEEDGGENGERRHNHNKIGEESEGPDDKSGSGTEETGSSEGRPSPSGPMGRFHVPYEPESFGDNLYVCIPCDKGFPSSEQLNAHVETHTEEELYGNSGGELANSNNSKNINSSTNGYGGLSSANSLNSLSHLETKSSQALASGAIAEMIRPYRCSSCEKSYKDPATLRQHEKTHWLTRPYPCSICGKKFTQRGTMTRHMRSHLGLKPFACDSCGMRFTRQYRLTEHMRIHSGEKPYECQVCGGKFAQQRNLISHMKMHSSGGSMGGLATEGKLKLDFAEGIYPLSKYTAEHLGLKQEKANELLIQAQQQLVADAKAMESLYPLSKLASEHLGGLVHDKMDGLCQVLPPPQQALSEARTIDRYSPS; encoded by the coding sequence ATGCTGGATGTCATGGAAGTTCCAAGTCATGCGAGGGATCTCCTCCTGCAGCTCAACAGTCAGCGCACCAAAGGCTTCCTGTGCGACGTCATCATCGTGGTGCAGAACGCCCTTTTCAGGGCACACAAGAACATTCTGGCGGCCAGCAGCCTCTACTTGAAGTCTTTGGTGGTCCACGACAATCTCATCAACCTCGACCACGAGATGGTGAGTCCCGGGGTCTTCCGGGTGATTCTGGACTACATCTACACAGGACGCCTCACAGAAGGGGACCCCGCCTCTCCCGCAGAGCCCAACCTGGGCGCCGTCTTGGCCGCGGCCAGCTATCTTCAGCTGCTTGACTTAGTGGCTCTGTGCAAAAAGAAGCTGAAAAGAAACGGCAAGTACCCTCCTCGCACTGGGCCGGCCTTCCTCACCTATGCAAAAATGGGGCCTGGTATGGGTTTAGGCAGTGGAGGTCGGTACAGGGTGTCCACACCTGTCATCCAGCCATGCCCTCCTGGGGGGATTATGAACAGCCACACACCCCGGCCTCCCCCACTCGAGGAGCTGGTTCCCCATCGGCTTGCCATCCATGCTGGTGAGCTGTACGCTCCCACCTCCGCTCAAAGCTCCCACATGTTCCCGTCCATGCAGTCGGTTCTGCCGGCCCAGCTTGGCCTACGTTCAGCGCTTCCGGAGAGAAACTGCTCCCCCAACTATGGCCTTGATCTCTCCAAGAAGAGTCCTAACTCCCAGTCCCAGCACACTCTCTCCCAGTCGCGTGTGGTCAGCAACCACAATGACGAGGAGCGAGATGGGACCCCGAACGGACGCACCAGTCCCACCAACGGAAGAGCCTTCCCCTCGGAAAAAATGGAGACAACAGATCAGGCTCTAACCCCGCCACCATTTCCCCATCACAATCATCCACTCGGTCCCCATCTCCCTCACCTCCATCGTTCCAGATCACAGGGTAGGGAGCGCTACCCGTTCCCCGCAAGCCCGGACACCCCCACTGAAAACGGGGAGTCCGGGAGAGAGGTGGGTAACATCTACCGCTGGGTGAAACATGAGCCTCTGGCATACACAGGTGAAgacgaggaggaagaagaggaggaggaggacggggGTGAGAATGGAGAGCGGCGACACAATCACAACAAGATTGGCGAGGAAAGCGAGGGCCCGGACGACAAGAGCGGCTCTGGCACTGAGGAGACGGGCAGCAGCGAGGGTCGCCCGTCCCCTTCAGGTCCGATGGGGAGGTTCCACGTGCCGTACGAGCCGGAGAGTTTTGGGGACAACCTGTACGTCTGCATTCCCTGTGACAAGGGCTTTCCAAGCTCAGAGCAGCTCAACGCGCATGTGGAAACGCACACAGAGGAGGAGCTGTACGGTAACTCAGGCGGGGAGCTGGCAAACAGCAACAACAGCAAGAACATCAACAGCAGCACCAATGGCTACGGGGGCTTGAGCAGCGCCAACAGCCTGAACAGCCTGTCCCACCTGGAGACAAAGTCCAGTCAAGCTTTGGCTTCAGGGGCCATAGCGGAGATGATCCGGCCATACCGCTGCTCCTCCTGCGAAAAGTCCTACAAAGACCCCGCCACTCTGCGTCAGCACGAAAAAACCCACTGGCTGACCCGGCCGTACCCCTGCAGCATCTGCGGCAAGAAGTTCACGCAGCGCGGGACCATGACTCGCCACATGCGCAGCCACCTGGGCCTCAAGCCTTTCGCCTGCGACTCCTGCGGGATGCGCTTCACCCGCCAGTACCGCCTCACCGAGCACATGCGCATCCACTCCGGGGAGAAGCCTTACGAGTGCCAAGTGTGCGGAGGGAAGTTTGCCCAGCAGCGCAATCTGATCAGTCACATGAAGATGCACAGCAGCGGGGGCTCCATGGGGGGCCTCGCCACCGAAGGAAAACTGAAGCTGGACTTTGCCGAGGGCATCTACCCACTGAGCAAGTACACGGCGGAGCATCTGGGGCTGAAACAGGAGAAGGCCAACGAGCTCCTCATCCAGGCGCAGCAGCAGCTGGTCGCTGACGCCAAGGCCATGGAGAGCCTCTACCCGCTCTCCAAACTGGCGTCCGAGCACCTCGGAGGCCTCGTCCACGACAAGATGGACGGTCTGTGCCAAGTTCTGCCCCCTCCCCAACAAGCTCTCTCCGAGGCCCGCACCATTGACCGCTACTCGCCCAGCTAA